The region CGTACTTATTCCAGCCTTTCAGGCCTGGTAACTTGGCTCCCCCAGCACCCAAAGTCATATACATGGCTGGGCTCATTACTCCGCCCTGCTTCCTTTTCTGAGTCATAGTAGCAAATAGATTGAGAATAAGAAATGAGCCATTATTTGTAATTTCCAAATGGTAGGTGTGGCTGCTGCCTTAGAACCCTCTGTTGACTTCAGTTCAGTACACTTCTTGTGTCGTGCTGGTCCTGTGCTGGGGTTAGGAGTAGAGATGAGGGAGCCACTACCCCTTCTGGTAGATGCAGCCCTACAGGTTCCAGCCTGGTGGGAGGAGCCCTGGCAGGACTTGTCCCCCTACTGGCCTCCTCCACTGCGTGTTCTCGCTCAGGGCATAACTGGCTCAAACATTTTCATTAGGGTATTGGCGACACAAGGAGAGAGTATTGGCTAAGGAAAAAGGCAGGGCAGAAGTCACGGAGGAGGAAGCTTTTGATTTCAGGCACTGTGCAAAGTGCTGGTATTTCCCTCTCAATGGGACCTGTGAGAGAGGTAGGCACTCTAAAATATCCCACTTTTGAAGATGAggtgaggccgggtgcagtggttcatgcctgtaatcccaggaccttgggaggctgaggcgggtggatcatttgaagtcaggagtttgagaccagcctgaccaacatggtgaaaccccatctctactaaaaatacaaaaacattagccaggtgtggtagctcatgcctgtaatctcagctactcaggagactaagacaggagaatcgcttgaacccaggaagcagagtttgcagtgagccaaaattgccccactatactccagcctgggtgacagagtgagactctgtctcaaaaaaaaaaaaagaagatgagggAATGGCCACtgagagagattaagtaactcaCCCAAGGGCACAATAAAACTAGGAAGTGGCAGAACTAGCATTCCAACCTAGGCCCTCTGACTTTTCCTAGGCAGTGGGGTAGAAGCAGGTTTGATGAGAGAGAGGAGGGCTGAGAGGGTGCTGTGTGGCCAGTGGTGGAGATAATGGGTATGTCTTAGCAGCAGATGAGGGCAGTGAGAGGAGCAATTTGAATTTGTCCACTCAGAACACAGGATATGCTGACTTCTTTGTTCTTTCTGGGCCTGGAGGAAGGCAGCTAATATCTCGACATCTGGGGCATCTGGAAGACTTGAGTCCGTGGCCTGGGAACCAGCCTGAGCCCAGCAGCCTCTTAGGACATAAGCGCCCATCCAGGATTTATCTCTTAGAAACAGAGCCCCAAATAAAGTGAGCCTAGAGGCTGGGATTCCTAGAATGCTAGAATGTCAGAGCTGAAAGGGATCCTAAAAATGTGATTTCCTGCCATAACACGCACAACTAATCAGATATTTGAGAAAGCTAATTTCCTGGTGCTCTTTCCTTGGAGTTTTCCCTTGATACCTTTGGTGGGTGATAGACATGGTTCTAAAGGACAACTCATTTGGCACTAGAGGCAGCTAATACATGGTGACTGGTCAGCACGTGCCCGGCACAACTGGGATGTCCACCATGAAATTCTGGCCACTTCCTCCTGgccagcttcagcctccaaaacagGAGCAAAGTCATGACAGCATGGAGGTGTCAAGTGTGTTCTAGAGCTTCTCACCCAGCTCTACTCCAGGCACAAGAGTCTTTTGTAGCTTTCCCAGCTGAGTCAGGGAGCCCACTACTCCTTGAGGCAGCTCCATCTGTTGTAACCTAGCTATGATTTTATACCAGTCTCAAGGTGATCTTTCTATACATTCCCATTGTTCTTAATTCTGTCTTCTGTGGCTGTACGGAGAAAATGTGACCCAAGAGCAGCCAGTTGGGTTCATTTTGGTAACCAGCCCATCAGTTGGTAGTAACTACCTGAAGTCCTATGCAGAAAAGGATTTTGGGGCCAAGACTGGGCTCAGAAGGAAAGCCCAGGAAACAATGCCACAGTTAACCAATTAGCAGTTAGATGACAAGTGCATTTCAATACAAGTGTTAGAGCCAATCTTAGGGTAGTGACTACCTAAAGAATTCTAAGACTATGGACtgagcgtgatggctcacacctgtaatcccagcactttgggatcccagcactttgggaggcggaggtggaaggattgcttgaagccaggagttccagaccagcctgggcaacaaagtgagaccccatctctacaaaaaatacaaaattagctgggtgtggtgcctgcctgtgtttcccagctacatgggaggccgaggcaggaggatcgtctgagcccaggaggttgaggctgcagtgagtgcagtgagccatgatacaaaaataaaaaagaattctaagTCTATGTATAGTTCAGTGTAGGGGGAAAATTCACATTTGATTATTAATGTCTGCCATGGGCACAATAATACACTATACTCACACATGGGCCACAATGTTGCCATTCCTAGAACAGACTATCTCTAAGATCTCATACAGTTACAAATTCTATGATTAAAATATATTGCTgctttttttgaagagacagaagAGCTGGTATGTTTGCCCTGGAATTCATACTTATAACCTTTTTcaaacctttgtttttttttggtttttttttgtttttaccaggTGGATTTAGTTTTGGAGAAGGAAGTGGCTGGCCTCTGGATCAAGATCCCATGCACGGACTACATTGGCAGCTGTACCTTTGAACAATTCTGTGATGTGCTTGACATGTTAATTCCTACCGGGGAGCCCTGCCCAGAGCCCCTGCGTACCTATGGGCTTCCTTGCCACTGTCCCTTCAAAGAAGTAAGTACTTAGGGAGGAGAGAGCATTACCCCTGTGGCTAAAGAGATGGGGTTTAGAGAGAAGGGTCTTTGCATTCTCCTCCTGCAGATCTGGATGTCTCTGGATTTGTAAGCCAGTGTGACCTATCAGGAATCACTTATCTTCCAGGAGCCTCAGTTATCTATGAAATGGGAGACTTGAACTTAGATGTGATCTTCAGGGCCCTTTATCCATAATAATTCATGCTGTACGGTACTATGGCCTTCTCTAATCTTGTGCGGACATTTTGAGAATGGGAAGAGGGGTGGTAGTTCATGGCTACAATCCTAGCAGTGGCTCTAGGAGAAAGACCCCATCAGTAGGCTCCCACTGACTGGCGGTCCACTGGCTTTCCCACAGGGAACCTACTCACTGCCCAAGAGCGAATTCGTTGTGCCTGACCTGGAGCTGCCCAGTTGGCTCACCACCGGGAACTACCGCATAGAGAGCGTCCTGAGCAGCAGTGGGAAGCATCTGGGCTGCATCAAGATCGCTGCCTCTCTAAAGGGCATATAACATGGCATCTGCCACAGCAGAATGGAACGGTGTGAGGAAGGTCCCTTTTCCTCTGTTTTGTGTTTGCCAAGGCCAAACTCCCACTCTCTGCCCCCCTTTAATCCCCTTTCTACAATAAGTCCACTACCCTCACTGAAAATCATTTTGTGCCACTTACATTTTAGGCTGGGGCAAGCAGCCCTGACCTAAGGGAGGATGAGTTGGACAGTTCTTGATAGCCCAGGGCATCTGCTGGGCTGACCACTTTACTCATCCCGGTTAACATTCTCTCTAAAGAGCCTCGTTCATTTCCAAAGCAGTTAAGGAATGGGAACCAGAACGTTTTAGGACCTGAAGAGTCTTTaggactctgtctctctcactctttttttttttttttgtcactaaGTTAAAAGGAAAGTGAGAGTATTAACGTTTTTGTTCTCCTCCAGCCCCCTGTTACGATGAAGGGGCAAAAGTATTTGCTCTTAGTCTATTCCTCCCTTAACTTCTGTGACTAATTTTGATTTCCTTTCTAGATTTGCCCAATTAATACTAGGGTGCAGTGTATCCTGGAGAGGTAGGGTGTGTGGGGGGAGGAATCCCTTGGGGGAGATATTAGGAGTgctctgttgtttataaactcaGGTACCCGCAGGGCCTAGCAGGAGACTTAAATGACTGACAAGAACCATGAGAAACATGTTGCTTCCAGGCTTGATTTcgatttttcccttttttttttgagacagaatctcactttgtcaccaggctggagtgcagtggcgcaatctcggctcactgcaacctccgcctcccgggttcaagcgattctcctgcctcagccttccaagtagcttggactacaggccctgccaccacgcccggctaatttgtgtatttttagtagagatggggtttcaccatgttggccaggatggtctcgatctcttgacctcgtgatccgcccaccttggccttgcaaagtgctggattacaggcatgagccactacgcccagccgatttttcctttttgattaaaGATACTATTACAATGTAAATATTTCTTACACAGAAAGTCACAGCACATGTGCCCGTTGATACAAGGCTGCTGAGGCCTGGTCTCCAGTTGGAAATATAATTAAGGGTGGCAAGGACTGGAGTAAGTTGGAGAGTGCATAGCCAGTCTGTGAAGACAACTGCCAGATACTGGCAATactccagactggtgacagagtgagactctgtctcaaaaaaaaagtttcaatgtTTACTCCTAGAGAAGCCAAAAATCCAGATTTGTATATGAAATCTTACCATTTTAAAAGATTggcagctaattctttttttaaaaagctgtgcaGTGTGATGTGTCCCAAACGGACTGGCTCATGGGTGGCCACTTCACAACCTCTAATCTCAGACCGTGCATGCCTTGTCCTCTTAAGATAACTCCTGTGGGACCATTTCTCCCTCCATAGGGCCAAAGCCATAGTGTCCGGTCCCAAGGACAAGGCTCTTCCAGTGCT is a window of Pongo pygmaeus isolate AG05252 chromosome 4, NHGRI_mPonPyg2-v2.0_pri, whole genome shotgun sequence DNA encoding:
- the GM2A gene encoding ganglioside GM2 activator, which produces MQSVMQAPLLIALGLLLAAPAQAHLKKLSSFSWDNCDEGKDPAVIRSLTLEPDPIIVPGNVTLSVVGSTSVPLSSPLKVDLVLEKEVAGLWIKIPCTDYIGSCTFEQFCDVLDMLIPTGEPCPEPLRTYGLPCHCPFKEGTYSLPKSEFVVPDLELPSWLTTGNYRIESVLSSSGKHLGCIKIAASLKGI